A window of the Bdellovibrio sp. ZAP7 genome harbors these coding sequences:
- a CDS encoding DUF167 family protein: MIEEIKGGVRLHLFIQPKSSKNQIVGPHNGMLKIKISAPPVDGEANAELIEYLAKFFKVPKRNITLVKGDTGRQKTVDVEGISLSDAQALVTAAF; this comes from the coding sequence GTGATTGAAGAAATCAAAGGTGGAGTTCGGCTCCACCTTTTTATTCAGCCCAAGTCTTCCAAGAATCAAATCGTGGGTCCCCACAACGGCATGCTAAAAATTAAGATCTCCGCCCCACCGGTTGACGGTGAAGCGAATGCCGAACTGATCGAATATCTGGCTAAATTTTTTAAGGTTCCAAAGCGCAATATAACTTTGGTTAAAGGCGACACCGGCAGGCAGAAAACTGTCGATGTCGAAGGTATTTCTTTAAGCGACGCTCAGGCTTTAGTGACCGCCGCGTTTTAG
- a CDS encoding pyrroline-5-carboxylate reductase encodes MNPLLKAQKIGFLGAGNMAQAMIKGLIEGGIPANHIYATNRSEGKLVKLVEQYKINSLPNNEDLIDICDIIILAVKPQDLLTALEPVGRAFDENKIVISVAAGVRMQMLERFLNGARIARVMPNTPSVIGRGVIGYLLNEDEDDALESTVEDLFEPLGRVIKVTDEDQFEALMISCSSGTGFVFEMMMYWQDWIEEHGFSIEEARVMTIETFVGASLLAAQARENVEDLQARVTSKKGVTAAGLQSMRELEIERALRISFEKAAMRNKEMAREIK; translated from the coding sequence ATGAACCCACTGCTCAAAGCTCAAAAAATCGGATTTCTGGGTGCAGGTAACATGGCTCAAGCCATGATCAAAGGCCTTATCGAAGGCGGTATTCCTGCTAATCACATTTACGCTACCAACAGATCAGAAGGAAAATTGGTAAAACTGGTTGAACAGTATAAAATCAATTCTCTTCCGAACAACGAAGACCTAATTGATATTTGTGACATCATTATCCTGGCAGTAAAGCCTCAGGATCTTCTAACTGCTTTAGAACCCGTTGGAAGAGCTTTTGATGAAAACAAAATTGTTATCAGCGTTGCCGCCGGTGTGCGCATGCAAATGCTTGAACGCTTCTTAAATGGAGCTCGCATCGCTCGCGTCATGCCCAACACTCCCTCCGTTATCGGTCGCGGAGTTATAGGATACCTATTAAATGAAGACGAGGATGATGCTTTAGAAAGCACAGTTGAAGATCTGTTCGAACCCCTGGGCCGAGTGATCAAAGTAACTGATGAAGATCAGTTCGAAGCTTTGATGATTTCTTGCTCCAGCGGAACGGGATTTGTCTTTGAAATGATGATGTACTGGCAGGATTGGATCGAAGAACACGGGTTTTCGATCGAGGAAGCCCGAGTCATGACCATTGAGACATTTGTAGGAGCTTCTTTGTTGGCAGCTCAAGCTCGGGAAAATGTGGAAGACCTCCAAGCCCGCGTTACATCCAAAAAAGGTGTCACTGCAGCTGGACTTCAGTCCATGAGAGAGCTTGAAATCGAGCGCGCCCTTCGAATCAGCTTCGAAAAGGCCGCGATGAGAAACAAAGAAATGGCCCGGGAAATCAAATAA
- a CDS encoding DivIVA domain-containing protein, with protein MKITPIDIAHKSFGKRMMGLDTDEVMDFLQQVAAQMEALIQDRNSLKEALREKELSLMEYKERDQVLKETIATATQMADRLRQDAEREAKLITADANQKAEIITRDSRDSLKRMYQEVNELKRARMQFEANLKALAQAHLSLLEQGEKYMPQMHLQNQNFVNNPNGTSPATGNTRSTNISPLSAE; from the coding sequence ATGAAAATCACACCCATTGATATAGCTCACAAATCATTTGGTAAAAGAATGATGGGTCTCGACACTGATGAGGTTATGGATTTCCTCCAACAGGTCGCCGCACAAATGGAAGCTTTGATTCAAGATAGAAACTCTCTGAAAGAAGCTCTTCGCGAAAAAGAACTTTCCTTGATGGAATATAAAGAGCGCGATCAAGTTTTGAAAGAAACAATCGCTACAGCAACTCAGATGGCAGACCGCCTTCGTCAGGATGCTGAACGCGAGGCTAAGCTTATCACTGCCGATGCCAACCAAAAAGCCGAGATCATCACTCGTGATTCCCGCGATTCTTTGAAACGCATGTATCAAGAAGTGAATGAGCTTAAACGTGCTCGCATGCAGTTTGAAGCAAATTTGAAAGCGTTGGCGCAAGCTCATCTTTCATTGCTTGAACAAGGCGAAAAGTATATGCCACAAATGCATTTGCAAAATCAAAACTTTGTAAATAACCCAAATGGCACAAGTCCTGCGACTGGCAACACACGCTCGACAAATATTTCTCCGCTATCTGCAGAGTAA